Part of the Oncorhynchus mykiss isolate Arlee chromosome 12, USDA_OmykA_1.1, whole genome shotgun sequence genome, GTGTTCTGAGAATGCTGTGGTTCTACTTCCCTGAATGCAGGAATCATAGAATTAGAGTGAATCATTCTAACGCTATAGGAGAAATGTAATCTGACAGGAAGCAACACAGACATGTTGCTCTTGTGCCTGTgtatctacatacatacataccagtACCTTTAAGATACCTGCTTCTGTATACTAGCTAGCTATAGAGAAAGCCCTGCATACTAGCTAGCTATATAGAAAGCCCTGCATATATCTTCTCTCACTGGGGAGTTCTTGGATGAAGCCCACCCTTGAGGACTGAATGTGACGCTTGACACCTATGGATCTATAGATCGAGCTGTGTACAGCAATGAACTCACCCATCGAAGGCTGTAAATGTGACAATCATTCAATGTGACTATTATGAGGACTTGGATCATACTGTACATCACGTTGTCATTGACAACCAGCAGAACAGAGCTTGCCAACGCAAGGCAGCAGAGCAGTTATATTCTTGGCACTGTCAGGCGCTACGGCattgagtgttcaaaacattaaggacgccatcctaatattgagtcgTACAGGGATGCTGACTCCCATGTGGACTCCAGTgactcccacagttgtgtcaagttggctggatgtcctttgggtggtggaccattcttgatacacaggaaactgttgagcgtggaaaaacctAGCAGATCTGCAGTTATTGATACAAATCGGTGCACcaggcacctactatcatactccgttcaaaaggcacttcaatattatgtcttgcccgttcaccatctgaatggcacacatagacAATCCATCTCTCAAGTCTAAAAAGTCCTTATTAACCGGTCTCAGTCcctccccttcgtctacactggttgaagaggatttaacaagtgacaagaGATcatatcatagctttcacctggtcagtctgtgtcaatgacagagcaggtgtccttaatgtccCTTTTAATCACGCAAGAAGATCGCATGAGAAAATATACACTCATAATATCAATCAATAGTTGTCTAGAAAAATAGCTAGCTAGACGTCGGTGAATAACTAGCGAGCCAAGGTTAACCCATTTATGCTGCTAGCTAGCTTGTCATGATCCCGACCCTTCCAGTTTTGCTTACCAAAACAGCCCTCTCGGCTTGACTTGGACCCGACATCTTTGGCAGTTCAGATAAAGATCTTTGAGGATTGAGCATTCCCGCAGGCAGACTGGTCCACCAAGTATGTAAACCAGAAGATCTTCAACCCGTCTTCTTCTCGGGTTGTGTTTACGTTCAGCAAGATAGTTTAGTCACACATTAACAATTAATCTTGGCCCCGCCCCCTAATCCCTTCTTTGGGAATGCACTTCCGGTTTGCGTCACATTAAAACATTTTCCGCAGCGGCCAAGAAAAGCGGAAAAGAGAGTGGTTGGAGCAGGCAGTTcttactatatatacacacacacctcagtgaaAGGCAGCAGGCCCCTAAGCTTTTCTCCCTCGCTCGACCTCAAAACACAACAGTACTGTTAAATCAAGTACCGATTGCAATCTTTATCAACTGAATTAGATCTGTGTTCTCttgtgaaaaaaatatatgttcactactgtgtgtgtgtgtgtgcgtgcgagtttCATGATAAACACACAATTTAAATCAGGAGAGGATTTAATAAACTGCACAAAAAGCCTTGATGTTTCACATAAATATCCCAAATCCATACAGTTTCACCGTCCCTGCCTGCACAAAAAAAAGGGGCCCAACAGTCATTTCAACATCACCTGTATAAGCCACACAAAGACAATGTTTACAAGAGATTAATTTAAAACAGCAAACACTGAACAGAACAATCTACAGTATTAATAAGACAGTGTTTcatatggtaccctattccctatgtagtgcactactttagaccagggtccataaggtagtgcactacattagaccgcggaccatagggtagtgcactactttattccAGGgtccctacatagggaatatgatgccatttgggacacatcagaTGATTGACAGTCAGTAGAGGAGTCTAACCAGAAGTAGTTTATATGACCCTTTAGTTATAAAGCCTCCACTCAACCaagatgggctatttacaagtCACTTGTTAGAATGTTTCCTACTAAAAACATAATTCTTAAATCTTTATAAACTATTTCCGTgttttaaacaaattaaaacCTAAAAACTTAATTTACATCTTGTTTGGCAAAAAGGAAAAATCTACAAAATGGGATGATCAAGACGTTGCGAAGTGTAAATGATATTTAACCAAAATCAAAAtgttaaacatgttcaattgtgTTTACGATGAGTCGAATAGTTTCACATTTTTTTCAAATCAAAATGAACTTAAAACAGAAAAGGGATAAAAAAAATCATTATTGAAAGTGGGCAATATTTTATTttgccaggacaataacccacCTCAAGCAGGGTACGAGGTCTTTCGATGGTGACTAATTCTCTTTAAAGTAAATGATTTTGTTTTACGTGGCCTAAATTCCCCCCCACTGCCATTCAGGTAACAATCGGCAGTCTTCTCACGGCCCTGTCAGGTATTCCTTTAAAGGAGAACGTAAAAGGTTATAGTTTGGGCCTGGGAGTGGTTATGATTCAACTGAAATTCACATTCTGTAGTTAGACGGTTTCCTATATGGTGATTGAGCTGGTAATAAATACATCTTTCCTCCTTagtctgatcccagatctgtttgtggtcTTGAGCCAACTTTCCTTGCTGTACTTGTCAAGCCCAACATGTTTGATACGACAgtgagtgacaaggagttggcatgaagggcacaaacagactgggacccaggctaaatctacccccccccccccccccccccccccccccactgcaaaGGGGAACTGTTGTGGAGCAATCACCCAAAGTCATCAAGCCAAGCGATCTATAGTCGTGTTAAAATACAAACAGGTCGCTAAGCAACGTGGTTCCTAAACATAAATGAACAATAAAAAGGGATCAACTTGCCTGTCGTTAATAATGTTAAGACCACTGCATGGGTTTAAACACCATCACCTTTAATGTCCCGGGATTCATCCCaaacggaaccctattccctatctagagcactactttagaccagagttctggtctaaagtagttcactataaagggagtagggtgccatttgggatgaatccCGGTTAGAAGAAGGATGAAGTCATTACTGTATTACAAGGCATCAGAATAACCTTAAATTAATATAACCTCAAGGGGCCAGGTTCTCTAACAGGCtagaacacaacaacaacaaaaacactgtTCCGATTCAGACAACTACGGAAACAACTCCAGGCCAAACTGCACCAAAAGAGAAGTAGAATAGAGGAGCTCTAGATGCgtctaaaaataaataaatacatgtcagAAGATTTCGAATGGTTCCAATATTAAGGCAATGCAGTGGCATTATTCCTCTTGGTGCTCATCAAGCCTCTACCCTCTTTTTAAAAGATAATATCAACAGCTTTATACGTTTAGATGAAATTCTGGACATTCTAATTAAAGACGACATTTTCACACACAGaattaaataaaatgaaaaagaaAGATGTGATAAATTAATCCGTGGCCCGTGCAGCTTCAAAACCCACCCGACAGCAAACAGGCAATGTGTCGCGTTCCAAATCACTAGTGAACATCTTACCGGTGGGTCAGCAATGGAGCCGCATCCCAAAATCTGTTCCCGAACACCCTGCAGTGCTTCACCATCAGAAACGTGACCAACACCATCGACAACAAAACGCaaagatgtggggggggggggaagctacCTTCTGTGGACCATTCTTCTAGCATTATTACAACCCTCAGTCAGTGCAATGTTCCAGGTGGACTAGTTAGAGGTTCCCATCACGTTACCGGGAAGGAATAGCTGCCTCCCAGATGACATACTATTTCCccgtgtagtgcactacttctgacccgAGCCCCTTTGGGCCCTGATTCTGCAGAGTTGGGTATTCAGCTTCATTCACGGAGGAAAtcgtggaccctggtcaaaagtagtgtgctatgtaggaaataggatgGCATTTGGGAAGTACACCAATATCTCTGGTGCCAGGCaaaaataattaattaaaacGGGAATAAAAATTTATAAAAAGATAAGTGTggtccagaggagaggaggacgggtcGGGGGGAGGGTCGGGGGGAGAGGACGGGTCGGGGGGAGGGGACGGGTCGGGGGTCGGGGACGGGtcggggggaggggtgggggagaggacgggtcggggggaggggtgggggagaggacgGGTCGGGGGGAGGGGATGGGTCGGGGGGAGAGGCTCTTCAGGAGGTTTAGTGAATGTAGGCTCTGTAGACAGCTGACATGTCGTTGTCTGACTGGTCCAGCGCTTTAGCCCTCTtgtagacctacagacagagacagagacatggtcaATATGTATAAAGAAGTAACGTTGTCATAAAGTGAAACAAAACATACAACTTTATTGTTCACGGAAACGGCcattttgtgtgtattgtgtcaatCCAACAACGTCTTACCTCATTGGCTGCTGCAGCCATAGGAGTCGGGTGATTGGCTGTGTCACCCATGGAGATGGCTAGCCTCAGATCCTTCTGAATGTGTTTCAAATAGTAGTCTGGTTTGAAGTTGCCCTGtaggatatctggagagagagggggggagacctCATCATTACCAGGGGGAGGGACCTCATCATtaccaggggggaggggggagacctcatcattaccaggggagagggggaggggacctcatcattaccaggggggaggggggagacctcatcattaccaggggggaggggggagacctcatcattaccaggggggaggggggagacctcatcattaccaggggggaggggggagacctcatcattaccaggggggaggggggagacctcatcattaccaggggggaggggggagacctCATCATTACCAGGGGAGATGTAATGAAACAAATGAACCATGTTGAGTAGTTTAAAATCATAGACCAGGAAGGTATTACAACATGTAACGATGtaggatatctggagagagagagggggagacctcatcattaccaggggggaggggggagacctCATCATTACCAGGGGAGATGGAATGAAACAAATGAACCATGTTGAGTAGTTTAAAATCATAGACCAGGAAGGTATTACAACATGTAACGATGtaggatatctggagagagagggggggggggggggacctcatcattaccaggggagaggggggggacctcatcattaccaggggggaggggggagacctcatcattaccaggggggaggggggagacctcatcattaccaggggagaggggggagacctcatcattaccaggggggatgggggggagacctcatcattaccaggggagaggggggaggcctcatcattaccaggggagaggggggagacctcatcattaccaggggagaggggggagacctcatcattaccaggggaggggggggagacctcatcattaccaggggagaggggggggacctcatcattaccaggggagaggggggagacctcatcattaccaggggagaggggggagacctcatcattaccaggggagaggggggagacctcatcattaccaggggagagggggggagacctcatcattaccaggggggaggggggagacctcatcattaccaggggagaggggggagacctcatcattaccaggggagagacctcatcattaccaggggagaggggggagacctcatcattaccaggggggaggggggagacctcatcattaccaggggagaggggggagacctcatcattaccagggggaggggggagacctcatcattaccaggggggaggggggagacctcatcattaccaggggagaggggggagacctcatcattaccaggggggaggggggagacctcatcattaccaggggagaggggggagacctcatcattaccaggggagaggggggagacctcatcattaccaggggagaggggggagacctcatcattaccaggggagaggggggagacctcatcattaccaggggagaggggggagacctcatcattaccaggggggaggggggagacctcatcattaccaggtgagaggggggagacctcatcattaccaggggagaggggggagacctcatcattaccaggggagaggggggagacctcatcattaccaggggagaggggggagacctcatcattaccaggggagaggggggagacctcatcattaccaggggagaggggggagacctcatcattaccaggggagaggggggagacctcatcattaccaggggagaggggggagacctcatcattaccaggggagaggggggagacctCATCATTACCAGGGGGGATGTAATGAAACAAATGAACCATGTTGAGTAGTTTAAAATCATAGACCAGGAAGGTATTACAACATGTAACGATCAGGGGAACTTCTGTAATAGTCAATACACTGGGACATCTTTTACGAAACGAGTGAATGTTTTAGGGGTACCACTGGCCCCAAACAGGACAcgtttttaactaggcaagtcagttaagaacaaagtcttaatTTCAATGgacggcctaacccggccaaaccctccccgaacgacgctgggccaattgtgcgccaccctatgggactcccgatcacggccggttgtgatacagcccgggattgaaccagggtctgtagtgaagcctctagcacgTTGCTTGTGCAAGTGTTGAATTCACTATGCTCCGAGTTTCCAATTtgcccctggtctaaagcagtgcgctatatagggaatagggtgctttcGGTCTCTGACTCGGCAGCGCTTTCGTTTCTGACTCACTCTGGCATTTTTGGTCCACGAAGGTGCTGGCCATCTGACCCTGAGACAGGATGTCCAGGAAGGTATGCTGTGATTGGCCTGTGGCCTGGGCTAGGGTCAGCCCCTCGGCGATGGTTGCCATGAAGCTTCCCTGtaccatgttgaggatcagcatcaTCCTCGCTGCGTTACCCACCTCacctgataacacacacacacacacacgttagccTGCTTCACCTGATAACACACACGTTAGCCTGCTTCACCTGATAACACACAGGAAATTGGATAGCCCTGGGATAAGACACTCGTAAAATTCAAACCATCTACCTAGGAAGAATGAGGTCTTGCCCATGGCCTGGAAACAGGAGCTGCAGTCTTCATAGACCGTCCTGTCTCCGGCCGCTAGGATGACCAGCATGCCCTCGTTAGATACCTGCTGGCTCCCAGCCACAGGAGCCTCCAGGAAGCGGCCGCCCCGCGACGATATCACCTAATGACAGTCAGACAGGAGCCAATCAGACAGTGGTGTGGCAGTAGAGGAGCCAATGAGAGAGCATAGGATAAGACGATCGATGATGTAATGACAGTACCCAATGGGAGAGTGATGATGACCTAGCGACAGTGGGAGTAGCATACACCTGGAAtcacaagctgtgtgtgtgtatacctgtgagagctctgtgtgtgtgtgtatacctgcgagagctctctgtgtgtgtgtgtgtgtgtgtgtgtgtgtgtgtgtacctgcgagagctctgtgtgtgtgtatacctgcgagagctctgtgtgtgtgtatacctgcgagagctctgtgtgtgtgtatacctgtgagagctctctgtgtgtgtatacctgtgagagctctctgtgtgtgtatacctgtgagagctctgtgtgtgtgtatacctgtgaGAGCTCTGTGATGGTCTCTGGATCCACGGTAGACATCTCTACGTAACATTTCCCTGGCCTGATGCCCTGGAGCACTCCACTGGGACCCAGCACcaactggcagagagagaggagagagaagagagagaggagagtggggggagagagagagagagagaggagagtgggggggggagagagagaggagaggggggagagagagagaggtattaaCAGTCATACGTTGTGAGATAAATTAGTCACTGCAGTCAGAACTAAATACTAAATACAATACTTATCACACCAAGCTCACTACCACCAGCAACATGGCAGCCAGTCTGTTTGGAacatctcactctctcacctGCCTGGACATCTGGCCTGACTACACacatctcactctctcacctGCCTGGACATCTGGCCTGACTACACacatctcactctctcacctGCCTGGACATCTGGCCTGACTACAAACATCTCACTCCTTCACCTGCCTGGAAATCTGGCCTgactacacacatacaaacatctcactctctcacctGCCTGGACATCTGGCCTGACTACACacatctcactctctcacctGCCTGGACATCTGGCCTGACTACACacatctcactctctcacctGCCTGGACATCTGGCCTGACTACAAACATCTCACTCCTTCACCTGCCTGGAAATCTGGCCTgactacacacatacaaacatctcactctctcacctGCCTGGACATCTGGCCTGACTACACacatctcactctctcacctGCCTGGAAATCTGGCCTGACTACACACATCGTCTGCTGAGATATGTCCCCGTTTCCTTAGTTACTTACATCCCTGGCAGCCTTGGGGTCTGAGACGCAGGAGAAGGTGATGTCACACATGGAGACCACCTCTGCTGGGGTCCGCCCTAACCTGGCCCCCTCCTGGATGAACAGGTCACACTGCAGCGGGAAGACAACAGGAACAAGACAGGAAGTGAGCTCACAGGAAGGGATGTCACAACAGGACGTAGGTCAAAATCAGCACCAAACCCAAACGTTGTTACTGTACATTATAAATAAATGATTTTTTTTTGCATAAAATACTGTACCATATAACTGGTTTAAATAATAATAGTTTTGACGGAATCACAGGAGTAAATTCTGTATCGTATTTTCTCACATGTTGGTTGTCTTGTGGTACCTTTTCTACTGTGCGATTCCACACCGTGACGACGTGACCCATCTTTAACAGGTTGGACACGATTCCGCTACCCATAAGCCCCAGCCCCAGGAACCCTATCCTGTAAAGGAAAGACACAAGTTTACatagagctgatctaggatcaggtcccccctgtccatgtaatgtaAAAGGGAAATCTGAGGACATATCAGCACAGTGTGTAAATACAGATCCTGGTCCACTATATGGCTACTGTTTGCCTGTAGGAGTAATACTGctacatatatatattattacagtATCTCCTACCGTTGGTCTGTGGGAGTAATACTGCTACATATATATATTACTACACTATCTCCTACCGTTGGTCTGTGGGAGTAATACTGCTACATATATATATTACTACACTATCTCCTACCGTTTGTCTGTGGGAGTAATACTGctacatatatatattattacagtATCTCCTACCGTTTGTCTGTGGGAGTAATACTGctacatatatatattattacagtATCTCCTACCGTTTGTCTGTGGGAGTAATACTGCTACATATATATATTACTACACTATCTCCTACCGTTGGTCTGTGGGAGTAATACTGCTACATATATATATTACTACAGTATCTCCTACCGTTTGTCTGTAGGAGTAATACTGCTACATATATATATTACTACAGTATCTCCTACCGTTTGTCTGTGGGAGTAATACTGCTACATATATATATTACTACAGTATCTCCTACCGTTTGTCTGTGGGAGTAATACTGCTACATATTTATATTATTACAGTATCTCCTACCGTTTGTCTGTGGGAGTAATACTGCCATTGATGGCAGTGCTGTCTGCAGCTTGGATAGACGTTGACCTCGTGTCCTGTACagaccaaacaaaaacaacaaacaccaCCGTCATTTTAACAGGCGCATCGAGAGTTCCCGACCACAGACGAGTACAAACATGCTGTATCTACTGGGTCTTACTTAATATCTGATCTAGTACTTGCTGTTTGTATGAAAATAAATGCCATTCAGTAAATGTGTGCCATGTAGGAAGCACCACGGGGCTCTGTGGTATAAATAGTCTCCCTCGGAGTGAAGACTGAAACCAAGGACATACATTCATGTGATAAATATACACACGTCTGAAACCCACATGCAAAACCAACACTTGCAGTGGCCAGCTGTACCCCTACATAACATAGACCTCcacccctacataacatacacctccagctgtacccccctacataacatacacctccagctgtacccctacataacatacacctccagctgtacctctacataacatacacctccagctgtacctctacataacatacacctccagctgtacctctacataacatacacctccagctgtacccctacataacatacacctccagctgtacccctctacataacatacacctccagctgtacccccctacataacatacacctccagctgtacccccctacataacatacacctccagctgtacccccctacataacatacacctccagctgtacccccctacataacatacacctccagctgtacccccctacataacatacacctccagctgtacccccctacataacatacacctccagctgtacccctacataacatacacctccagctgtacccccctacataacatacacctccagctgtacccctacataacatacacctccagctgtacctctacataacatacacctccagctgtacctctacataacatacacctccagctgtaactctacataacatacacctccagctgtacctctacataacatacacctccagctgtacctctacataacatacacctccagctgtacccctacataacatacacctccagctgtacctctacataacatacacctccagctgtacctctacataacatacacctccagctgtacctctacataacatacacctccagctgtacctctacataacatacacctccagctgtacccctacataacatacacctccagctgtacctctacataacatacacctccagctgtacccctacataacatacacctccagctgtacccccctacataacatacacctccacccctacataacatacacctccagctgtacctctacataacatacacctccagctgtacctc contains:
- the LOC110517726 gene encoding putative oxidoreductase GLYR1 isoform X3, which translates into the protein MATVHLRIGDLVWGKLGRYPPWPGKVVSPPKDLKKPRGKKCHFVKFFGTEDHAWIKVEQLKPYHPHKEEMIKINKGKRFQQAVDAVEDFLKKKEKQGGKEQSSEGKGDSKGKKTPAKPLKILEEDDEDLSALKDPSEKDLTDSDPEPSSVERLGGLGTTGPVSGFKWESSPASSMEPISKRLKIVEEDTRSTSIQAADSTAINGSITPTDKRIGFLGLGLMGSGIVSNLLKMGHVVTVWNRTVEKVPQDNQHCDLFIQEGARLGRTPAEVVSMCDITFSCVSDPKAARDLVLGPSGVLQGIRPGKCYVEMSTVDPETITELSQVISSRGGRFLEAPVAGSQQVSNEGMLVILAAGDRTVYEDCSSCFQAMGKTSFFLGEVGNAARMMLILNMVQGSFMATIAEGLTLAQATGQSQHTFLDILSQGQMASTFVDQKCQNILQGNFKPDYYLKHIQKDLRLAISMGDTANHPTPMAAAANEVYKRAKALDQSDNDMSAVYRAYIH
- the LOC110517726 gene encoding putative oxidoreductase GLYR1 isoform X7, with the translated sequence MATVHLRIGDLVWGKLGRYPPWPGKVVSPPKDLKKPRGKKCHFVKFFGTEDHAWIKVEQLKPYHPHKEEMIKINKGKRFQQAVDAVEDFLKKKEKQGGKEQSSEGKGDSKGKKTPAKPLKILEEDDEDLSALKDPSEKPASSMEPISKRLKIVEEDTRSTSIQAADSTAINGSITPTDKRIGFLGLGLMGSGIVSNLLKMGHVVTVWNRTVEKCDLFIQEGARLGRTPAEVVSMCDITFSCVSDPKAARDLVLGPSGVLQGIRPGKCYVEMSTVDPETITELSQVISSRGGRFLEAPVAGSQQVSNEGMLVILAAGDRTVYEDCSSCFQAMGKTSFFLGEVGNAARMMLILNMVQGSFMATIAEGLTLAQATGQSQHTFLDILSQGQMASTFVDQKCQNILQGNFKPDYYLKHIQKDLRLAISMGDTANHPTPMAAAANEVYKRAKALDQSDNDMSAVYRAYIH
- the LOC110517726 gene encoding putative oxidoreductase GLYR1 isoform X2 — its product is MATVHLRIGDLVWGKLGRYPPWPGKVVSPPKDLKKPRGKKCHFVKFFGTEDHAWIKVEQLKPYHPHKEEMIKINKGKRFQQAVDAVEDFLKKKEKQGGKEQSSEGKGDSKGKKTPAKPLKILEEDDEDLSALKDPSEKDLTDSDPEPSSVERLGGLGTTGPVSGFKWESSPVRDDPHFHHFLLSQTEKPASSMEPISKRLKIVEEDTRSTSIQAADSTAINGSITPTDKRIGFLGLGLMGSGIVSNLLKMGHVVTVWNRTVEKCDLFIQEGARLGRTPAEVVSMCDITFSCVSDPKAARDLVLGPSGVLQGIRPGKCYVEMSTVDPETITELSQVISSRGGRFLEAPVAGSQQVSNEGMLVILAAGDRTVYEDCSSCFQAMGKTSFFLGEVGNAARMMLILNMVQGSFMATIAEGLTLAQATGQSQHTFLDILSQGQMASTFVDQKCQNILQGNFKPDYYLKHIQKDLRLAISMGDTANHPTPMAAAANEVYKRAKALDQSDNDMSAVYRAYIH
- the LOC110517726 gene encoding putative oxidoreductase GLYR1 isoform X5, which codes for MATVHLRIGDLVWGKLGRYPPWPGKVVSPPKDLKKPRGKKCHFVKFFGTEDHAWIKVEQLKPYHPHKEEMIKINKGKRFQQAVDAVEDFLKKKEKQGGKEQSSEGKGDSKGKKTPAKPLKILEEDDEDLSALKDPSEKPVRDDPHFHHFLLSQTEKPASSMEPISKRLKIVEEDTRSTSIQAADSTAINGSITPTDKRIGFLGLGLMGSGIVSNLLKMGHVVTVWNRTVEKVPQDNQHCDLFIQEGARLGRTPAEVVSMCDITFSCVSDPKAARDLVLGPSGVLQGIRPGKCYVEMSTVDPETITELSQVISSRGGRFLEAPVAGSQQVSNEGMLVILAAGDRTVYEDCSSCFQAMGKTSFFLGEVGNAARMMLILNMVQGSFMATIAEGLTLAQATGQSQHTFLDILSQGQMASTFVDQKCQNILQGNFKPDYYLKHIQKDLRLAISMGDTANHPTPMAAAANEVYKRAKALDQSDNDMSAVYRAYIH
- the LOC110517726 gene encoding putative oxidoreductase GLYR1 isoform X1 encodes the protein MATVHLRIGDLVWGKLGRYPPWPGKVVSPPKDLKKPRGKKCHFVKFFGTEDHAWIKVEQLKPYHPHKEEMIKINKGKRFQQAVDAVEDFLKKKEKQGGKEQSSEGKGDSKGKKTPAKPLKILEEDDEDLSALKDPSEKDLTDSDPEPSSVERLGGLGTTGPVSGFKWESSPVRDDPHFHHFLLSQTEKPASSMEPISKRLKIVEEDTRSTSIQAADSTAINGSITPTDKRIGFLGLGLMGSGIVSNLLKMGHVVTVWNRTVEKVPQDNQHCDLFIQEGARLGRTPAEVVSMCDITFSCVSDPKAARDLVLGPSGVLQGIRPGKCYVEMSTVDPETITELSQVISSRGGRFLEAPVAGSQQVSNEGMLVILAAGDRTVYEDCSSCFQAMGKTSFFLGEVGNAARMMLILNMVQGSFMATIAEGLTLAQATGQSQHTFLDILSQGQMASTFVDQKCQNILQGNFKPDYYLKHIQKDLRLAISMGDTANHPTPMAAAANEVYKRAKALDQSDNDMSAVYRAYIH
- the LOC110517726 gene encoding putative oxidoreductase GLYR1 isoform X6, which produces MATVHLRIGDLVWGKLGRYPPWPGKVVSPPKDLKKPRGKKCHFVKFFGTEDHAWIKVEQLKPYHPHKEEMIKINKGKRFQQAVDAVEDFLKKKEKQGGKEQSSEGKGDSKGKKTPAKPLKILEEDDEDLSALKDPSEKPASSMEPISKRLKIVEEDTRSTSIQAADSTAINGSITPTDKRIGFLGLGLMGSGIVSNLLKMGHVVTVWNRTVEKVPQDNQHCDLFIQEGARLGRTPAEVVSMCDITFSCVSDPKAARDLVLGPSGVLQGIRPGKCYVEMSTVDPETITELSQVISSRGGRFLEAPVAGSQQVSNEGMLVILAAGDRTVYEDCSSCFQAMGKTSFFLGEVGNAARMMLILNMVQGSFMATIAEGLTLAQATGQSQHTFLDILSQGQMASTFVDQKCQNILQGNFKPDYYLKHIQKDLRLAISMGDTANHPTPMAAAANEVYKRAKALDQSDNDMSAVYRAYIH
- the LOC110517726 gene encoding putative oxidoreductase GLYR1 isoform X4; protein product: MATVHLRIGDLVWGKLGRYPPWPGKVVSPPKDLKKPRGKKCHFVKFFGTEDHAWIKVEQLKPYHPHKEEMIKINKGKRFQQAVDAVEDFLKKKEKQGGKEQSSEGKGDSKGKKTPAKPLKILEEDDEDLSALKDPSEKDLTDSDPEPSSVERLGGLGTTGPVSGFKWESSPASSMEPISKRLKIVEEDTRSTSIQAADSTAINGSITPTDKRIGFLGLGLMGSGIVSNLLKMGHVVTVWNRTVEKCDLFIQEGARLGRTPAEVVSMCDITFSCVSDPKAARDLVLGPSGVLQGIRPGKCYVEMSTVDPETITELSQVISSRGGRFLEAPVAGSQQVSNEGMLVILAAGDRTVYEDCSSCFQAMGKTSFFLGEVGNAARMMLILNMVQGSFMATIAEGLTLAQATGQSQHTFLDILSQGQMASTFVDQKCQNILQGNFKPDYYLKHIQKDLRLAISMGDTANHPTPMAAAANEVYKRAKALDQSDNDMSAVYRAYIH